The Haloarcula sp. CBA1127 genomic interval AAGAGCGCAGTGAAGCGCCAGTTGCGTTCCCGCCGGATTCACTCACTGGATATCCTCGAACAGGGCGACCGGAGACTGCTGTTGCGGGTCCGGTGTGCGTCGGGGACCTACATCCGGAAGCTGTGTCACGATATCGGGCTGGCGGCGGGGACCGGCGCACACATGGGCGACCTCCGCCGGACGGCGACCGCCACCTTTGACGACAGATCGCTGTCGACGATGCACGACCTCGTGGACGCGCTGGCCTTTGCTGCGGACGGGGACGAAGCGCAACTGCGCGAGATCATCCAGCCCGCAGAGCGTGCGCTGTCCCACCTGCCACGGGTCACAATTGCGCCCAGCGCCGCCCGCGAAGTCGCCGAGGGCGCGCCGGTGTATGCGCCGGGCGTCATCGAGACCGGCCCGGCAGAAGTGGGCGACGCGACGCCTGAGATAGATTCACAGGTCGTTTCCGTCACGCCCGACGGCGCTGCGGTCTGCCTGGGGACGCTCATCAGCGACCCAGACGCCGACAGCGGCCTCGTTGTCGAACTCGACCGCGTGCTGGTGTGAGAACGGCGGCCCCAGCCGCCCCGCGGGAAAAACTAAGACCGTCTCCCACATATTGCTAGCATGGACCGATGGGTCGATCCCAACGAGGCCGACCCGGCGCAGTGGCGTGGAACGGGGCCGTACGAAGACCTGCGCCGGGGCGCTGAGACGGTCTCGGTGCTCGAACGCGCCTTCCGGACGCCGTTGCCGTATCAACACGAGGTCGACATTCACCACGACGATAGCGTCGCCGAACAGTTCCAGTCCAGTGAGTACGAGCATGCGCGCATCATCTACAACAGTGGCGTAGACGCCAACCAGCGGATCAAGCTCCTCACCCGCGGGGTGCTGTG includes:
- a CDS encoding RNA-guided pseudouridylation complex pseudouridine synthase subunit Cbf5, which translates into the protein MTLRAPPDERDLDSLRSFGVVNLDKPPGPSAHQVAAWIRDATGQDRVAHGGTLDPKVTGCLPVLLGDAARMAQVFDNAVKEYVTVLELHDQAPADIADIVAEFETDIYQKPPRKSAVKRQLRSRRIHSLDILEQGDRRLLLRVRCASGTYIRKLCHDIGLAAGTGAHMGDLRRTATATFDDRSLSTMHDLVDALAFAADGDEAQLREIIQPAERALSHLPRVTIAPSAAREVAEGAPVYAPGVIETGPAEVGDATPEIDSQVVSVTPDGAAVCLGTLISDPDADSGLVVELDRVLV